The Aedes aegypti strain LVP_AGWG chromosome 1, AaegL5.0 Primary Assembly, whole genome shotgun sequence sequence tcaagtagacatgttgtcacgatgagaagggttccaataaattcgtcagatgaagttaagtatctagggctcatgctagataagaatttaactttcaaaaatcacattgagggcattcaagccaaatgtaacaaatatgtaaaatgtctctatccccttattaaaagaaaatcaaaactttgtcttaagaacaagcttttgatattcaaacaaattttcaggccagccatgttgtatgctgtaccaatatggactaactgttgtaataccaggaagaaagctctgcagagaattcaaaataaaattttgaaaatgattctgtggcttcctccctggtatagtaccaatgagttacatagaatatccaatgttgaaacattggaaaaaatgtgagataaaataatcaataatttcaggcaaaaatcgttacaatcttctattgccacgattaatgcgttatatttttaggttaagttaggttaagtatattcaaagcgttttttttatcttataagcaggtgaaatcaactcacctgtaaaaaatctgaactgctacggcaaatgaaacgtaatatgttattaacaaaatgttaataaaatcttagatttgttttaccaaattaggatgatagtgttgtctaataacacagaacacctagatataagaaacaatgtttggaatgatactaataaagaaattaaaaaaaaaaagatcgttCAATTTCTAAGGAATCTTTTTTTTAATGACAAGTGGACTAATGTGTAcactttcaaaagttttgctttatcGGCTTTTGCGTAAAACGGTCTTAATCTGTATTGCATATCTCgatggtcaatataggccagcagaaccagtttcagccacattttcaacttcggttcctaaatcgGCCAAGTTATAAATACTATGGTTAAACACGGTATACCAAATTTATTGTTTACAttagtttttgaataaattcagtcgagtaaattattattattttatattatagAGGTTTTAATTAGTGTCTCGTGGAgtcgagtaaatgaatgtagctatATCATATGAATGATTTTTACTAATCTCAAAATGATTCATGCTGATTTGCTTTATTGACCAGTGTTTAATCCACCATGATTACAATTAACGCAATCGCCAAAAGAGTTGCTTCTGCTCTACTATTCCATGCTAGTGTTCTCGGCAATCTTCGTCTTGCTATCAAGTAGGCTCTTGAAAAATGCCATGAAACATCCCATACATAATGATGTATTAATTCGCTCCCGTCAAACTGATTTTTCCGAAAACTTTCCTAAAGTTGTTCTTCACatgaacacgtcggaacccttaaaGAAGACAACAATGAAAGAATATTGGTTTCGGTTGTGCCGTTCCCCAATCATTACGTGACATACAAATACCACTCCATTTTCACAAATATGGATTCTACGGTTTTTGTTCAACACGTTCCAACTACCAAACCTGCTTCTAACGTTAGTATTTGATAAGGGCTTTAACTATTGTTAACTACGAGGTTTTTTTCTCTAATTGATTATTTATGTATGTGGTAATGATACTCTACGCCCtgtaaaatagaaaaaaaaatccagctaGAAAAGACCTCTTTTGCGATAAAAATTACAATCATTTGTTATATGTACAAAACAGATCATAGTTGATTACGCAACCGATTGAGTGCTATGATGTTCATGGTCAGGCAGACGACATATGTTAGGTGTGGAAGAATTACATGGATAATGTTTCGGATAAATTAATGAATGGCAGCGATAATAATTagatttttggatgaaatttcaTCTATTCAATACTCTTTTGGCAATAAATTTGGCAGGTCACAATCTATCAACATTCATTCTAAGTAACAATCAGTCTAATGACTTAGTGATAGTAAGCTGGGGCAGCGTAGCTGGCATAGGCTGGCTGCGAAACGATGGTCTTGGTCACAGCTGGGGCGGCGTAGGAGATAGTCTTGGCAACTGGGGCAGCATACGAGATGGTCTTGGCCACTGGGGCAGCATAAGCGGCATAGGCAGGCTGGGCAACAATGGTCTTGGCAGCAACGACTGGGGCAACGGTCTTGATGGCCAGAGGTTCACGACGGACAGCAGCGTTAAATCCGTGGATCGGATCAGCAGTGTAGTCAACGGTGCGTTTGTAACCATCAGCATCGATCAACGAGTAAGATCCCTGGACGACATCTCCGCTGCGGGATTCCTGCTGGGACTTCTGGTCTCCGGTCAGGGCATCGGAGATTCCGTACGAGTAGGAGTACTGCGGGTTGGGGTCGTACTCATCGGCGACAATGGTCTTGGTGAGTGGAGCAGCTACAAGAGTCTTGGTAACTGGAGTGGCGTAAGCCAGAGGAGCCGAGTAGGCAACTGGAGCCAGAATTCCGGCACGGGCAACGGCCACCAGGGCGAGGAAGGTCACGAACTAAAaacagaaaattttcttttagaATCGTACTATGATGACTCGAGTTTGCTTATAAACTCACCTTGAATGccattttgttgaaatgatttccTGCGTTGTTGTCAAATGAATAGAACTAATCAAACTGTGCCTAATCAAGAACAATTTGGCCGTTTTATACTGAATGAGTTTGAACCAACGAATTCTCTCCATCGACGTCCTCAACGTCGACGACGACGGCTAAATCCCACCATAACTTCGCACAAACTTGATCCAATCGTTTTCCGCTCTTATCCTTCTAGAGCAGAAAGCGCGCGCAAAAAATGGATGATGCAAAGACGGTTGCCATGGTTGAAACTGCGATCGAACGAACTCGAGCACTCGATAGGTAGCCGGTACCGTTGTCGGTTTTCGACCATTAATGATTGATTTCTAGATCCAGATGGTATGGTGTAtgattagacctgttcatatttgaaaaaatctctgtaaatcttccggtcaagtagtattctgaattctcatgctaagaacatcgtctggtcaaattttcagctcatttgataaatattacggtatgcttcaagttaaaaatgtgtttttgggcttatttcaatgtttgaaaaatcatatctggcatgtgaaaaatcaaaaccatttgcaattaccactatttgaaagctaattttattctgttaaagtttgtcgaagacgctaataagattaaattgagtttaaacATTGTTTAATCCAGATTTGTTCgccacagtacccagaaatcacagttttctcaatatatatGGTATAGAAAACACACATTGAGATTATTTCTTCAAGCCCTAGTCAAcggaaatcaaacataataaacctatgaattcattgaccatcaactGCTTACACGTTGCttgaggcaataaattacagaaAATGCACAAAGATCGAGCacagcatcgcaacctgatgaaaGTTAaatcacagagaaacagacgtaacacttcgaACAAATcgtgatcaaaatcatagtcgcgaaaacatgtacgcccaatgctaaaaacactgtagttggccgatggaccaacagatggcggtagtgtgtaaacgtcaaacacgaacaaaaacgacgcgagcgctgcgggtggtcgattgaccacttACCATATgttcgaatcgatcgttaaaaagttggtcgatggacatcgatgagagtgtgacgtctgtttgtctgtggttaaaTCGTGCGTGGCACATGTATcgacgaatgaatgaattgaacaagttagcattgctttttctttccaattAATGATTGTTtcgatcgcatttcactgaccatttagaacgatttgaaaacaatcatcatcattgactgagaaaaggcagtgctgacgtgttcattttttatgttctttgaagctcacggtggtgctttTGGATCACTCACAGCGGTTTTACAAATCTGCTTCATAATtatctattttttacaatttgttttcgtaagataaatggtaactttgaacgggattcACTTCTAGATGTGCAtagtcatcatgtctggaaatttaAAATCTGAAGTTTTCATACAGGTATGCTTTCCCGAGAAAACACTCCCCAAAaatagagattttcaagaacctcgagacacaaatctcaaccaaactatgttaaaacttgttcCAATAATAAAACCGTATTCGACAAAAGTTCACAGAATTCGATAAACTACtgtgtagaggtatttccgataagGTTTGGTGTTCctttcggtagttatgattttttaaagcttgaaaatagcccaaaaacacaaaattgatttgaagcacacctaaatttattccaaattgactgaaattttgaccagaagttcatttcgacttgtaaaattaaagtattggttgactggggagtttccagacatttttgaaataatgaatagGTCTAGTGTATGATGTATCATTCAGGTTTGACTGACAGAATGTATGATAAACTTAGAGATCAGAAAGTTCTGTGCTAAGAAAAAGCTTTTTACTGTACTTTTTTGCTGGAAGTAAAAAGATGACATTTCAGCAAATTTGGTAATAAATGGCTAAATCACTAGAGTACTTTATGTCAGAAATTGGTGAAAAATAATTAATGGTTTTGAAGCTCTACCTTCAATAGAacagtaaaggataccaacatacaattttcttctaaaaataaggatttttgtaagatgaaaaataatgtttaactttGAAAAGGAATCTGTGGAAAAAACACTATTTAGTTCTTCTACTAGAAGCGTTTTTTGAGATCTTATATATTCATAACATCGTAAAATagtagttgaacgatacacaccGATTACTGTTTTATTAATACTAGTAGTCCCGCGATCAGAAATGTAACGCGGAGCCCCGGGATCAAAAACGTCGATATGGATGATCAGCTATATTTCATCGACGGCTCAACCGAATCGTGTCAGATCTTACTgaaaaagtgattattttgagTTTCTCAGATTAGTATAATCGTGAATAATATTTTCTATTTCTATCTTCATTAACTAGATTTTTAGCCCTTGGCtaattcatctcgggaccagCGGCTTTTAATTCCCTCGATTacacgtcataagtgactatctgcGGGAAtcgtgttcttcttcttcttggcattaacgtcctcactgggacagggcctgcttctcagcttagtgttcttacgagcacttccacggttattagctgagagctttctttgccaaagttgctattttcgcattcgtatttttgattacactcaaaatgttATCAACTGAAAGCAACTAAGAAAACTGCTGTTATACCAACAAAGTTCAATCAATTcctaactttgataatgcataTCCGTTTAGGTGAGCGACTTTCATAATTCTTACAGCAATGAAACCAaatactattcaaaatcaacgtacactccaaatatttcaaaatcgaCAGTATATCCCACTGAGCAATAGACCTATTAAGTTAAAGACACTTCCTAGTTTTACCTGGTACGCTCTTTTGCATAAATTCAACAATGCAACACCAAGCCAAGCGAAAAAATATGGCATTTGTTGATTGTTTTAAATATTCATTTGACAAGtttggaagaaaaaaaatagattaaaCTAAAAATTCGTCTTATCTAAAACCAATATTTCAAACCTGTTGACCTATTAATCAAGCACTAAGCCGATAGCATACAGATTTTGTTCGACATGTATTCAGTTGTGAAAGCCCAGTGAGCATGTttagaagcaaaaaaaaacaagtttgatTACAATCTGATTTACTTTTAATTAAAATACtacgcaaatccataatttcaaacctgttcgCCTATATTTCCAAATTAAAAGCGGTGAtatgtagtttttgtcacaaatttGATTATAAAAGACTTGCGAATTTGTTTGAGTagaaatccaaatttaatcaaaaatgtgttttacttgaaaaaaaacgaaaacggcccagatagccgtagcggtaaacgcgcagctattcagcatgaccatgctgagggtcgtgggttcaaattccgctggtcgaagatcttttcgtaaaggaagttttctcgattcccagggcatagagtatcttcgtacctgccacacgatatacacatgcaaaaatggtcaatcagcaaagaaagctctcagttaataactgtggaagtgctcataagaacactaatctgagaagcaggctttgtcccagttgggacgtaacgccagaaagaagaagaagaagcaataaaTTTcgactctttaatgaatgttcgaatcctctgagcagaatctcaaatagagaaactttaaagtagatggagtaccgtgtaccttttaattccgctcctaaatgcttatctttgacagatacgcgtatttcgactaccacttgcagtcttcttcagtgtcagttactcgtatccacagtggatacgagtaactgacactgaaaaagactgcaagtggtagtcgaaatacgcgtatctgtcaaagataagcatttaggagcggaattaaaaggtacacggtactccatctacttcaaagtttctctaataaatttcgattaagtttttttttcattgttttatattaaacgaattttgagtgttttcaatCATTCTTATTGCTATTTGAACATGTTCAATggttttctacaataaaatttatgCTTAAAAACTACATGTCGAATCTTCAAATTTGGATTTACAGGTAATGtcaagtacaaatttcaatgacggcctacttcgccttaaaggaAAAAAGGTATAATGAAATAGGTATTTTCGTAGAtattaagcaaaaaaaatttcgagagtatccaaaaattactatttATGCCCAAACGTATTCACTCAATTCCCAAAAGCAAATTCATAGCGCAAAAATTACATGCCATTGCTTTAGAGGCAAACAGGAGGATACTTAAGCGTTTTTCGTAGAtttttggtacaaaaaattgagtgtaatccaaattattttgatttatgtGCGAACAGGTTAAAAACTGGGAActcttaaagttttttaatcaaaataaattttgagtgtaatcactATTATTACTCAAACATGTTCTCTGGACTGCTGCAAACAAATTAATATCGAAAAACTGActtgcaattgcattgaattttgattcataGGCAAACAATTAAGAGAAAGGGGTATTTCTCAGTTCCTCCCAGTGATTTAAATTTTTGGTGTGAAGAAAAATGTATATTCCAGATAAAGCATGTTCTCTGCAATTCTACAAGAAAATTTGTGtcgaaaaatgtcaaaaaagtccCATTGAACAACCTGACGGAAGGCAATTTTTCACTAGGACTTTCCTTTCAAGAGAGAAAACTAATCTAGACGAGTTATaagttatctagatcaaatccaaAGAGTTCAAAATGTAGTGAAtcttattccaaaatactttgtcgaagattccAAACCTCTAGCATGCATATCAAGAACACTAAACGTTTTGGCATGCGAAATCCGCGATTTAAACAAATATGCCTATTAAGGGATGCTCGAAATATATGTTTTGCTTAACATGCATTATTTATCTAGATATCAAGGATCATTTTGGTTTGAGAAACCCTAAATTATAACATTTGCGGTAAAATCTGACACGATTCTCATGCCGCTTTggtgtatgaaaaaaaatattggtttaaTTACTCTAGGGTAAATTTGAACAATGAAAATGAGGGAACAATTTCCCCCAATGGTACTGAGCTATGGAATACGGACATGAGACAcgttaaataattttgaaaatggtttgTACTGTTGTTGAGATATGGCTGATTGAAGTTTTCAGTACAAATGATGATTATGTTGGaaagatttttatttcacaACTTCTGTGTGGACTGCAAAGATAGGCAAGGTCTTAGGTGTTTTTAAATTCCCATAGCTAATGCAAAATGTGCGTGTGTGAGCGATGtttgagaaaattatgaatatagTTGTATAAATATTTACACAGCTTTCTATATTGTGATCATACAAATACGTTCCACCAGCAAGACCATGATGATGTTGCCAGAATTAATAAACAGTGGCAGAAATGTAATGAGACAAGGACCATACATATTGACGACGAATATTCTGACCTATACGGAAGGACAAATGAATATCATGTTTACTGCATTGTCAGAAGTTTGCTAGCATTGTCATATCGAAAATGATTCCAATGGGTGATTTCACGCAAGAAATGGATTTGATTAACGATCAGCGTAGGAATTTGAAATGTCGTAATAGCTCATCGTGCAGTTCTTTATCACTGTTATTTCAACCAAGAATTGATTAGATTATAAGGGATGTCAAATGTAATCAACTATTCCCAGTTAGCAAATACTTTTGATTTAGGATATTAGATTATCAATATTTGAGTACTGTCATTATTTTTGGCAAGGGAAAGAACTATTGTGTATTACATATACTGTGATAGCTATGACATACTATTCTGGGCTGAGTTGAgttgtttataaaaatatttgacttcCGTCTTATCAGAAACGTGGTCCTTATTCTATACCAATTCTATCACGGTAGTTGACTAATAACTAAGTGCGGGTAAAACATTATAACGTAGTATACTAATATTTAACTTTTTCCTAAGCTCATTTCTTAAGACATATTGTTGTTCCAATCTTCGGATGGATTTTCATTTGTTAGCTTCTCAAAAGGAATTTCAGCAGCTGAAGAAATCCTCCTTTTACTAGAGACCCAATAAATTCGGCATTATTATAATTGTAGATAAATTTGATTCGTCTTCCAGAAACAGATTTTCTGGCTTTTTATGCTTATTGAAAAAGacttaatttcttcaaattctatTTACAAATTAAATAAATCTACAAATCTTGTTTCAGTCTTCAAACCATCTGGATGAAGAGATCAAATCAAAATTGTTCTAAAGCCTTGATCTTTCATGAAACAGCTAATACTTTCATGTTTTGATAGCAAATCTGAATTTTGTTCTGATTTTGCGTTACGTTTGATTTACGAGCAGATGTTTTTGTTTAAAGTTGTTGCGTAAACTTGTTTTGTGAGATTTTTTCAATGTCTCCTGCGTGTTCGATGTCAATGACTCCACCGTACGGATTCGACTTATGGGGAAAAATTGCTAGAGCGATTATTATAACTCCATGGAAGGGGTTGAAATGCTAAGCATAATAATAATGGTTATTCACGTTTCGTATGATATGAGGCTGTTCAATAGGAAGCATTATCTGGACACTGATTTAGTGGAAACATGAACATGATTGAAGCATCCGGTTATTTCGTCTAAACAATCATGATCAACATGCAATCGATTGAACTCTATGGCATTGATGGCTAGATATAATACATATATTGGAAGTATAATTGATCAGAATTTCGGATAAATGAATAAACATGACATCGaaagtaatttgatttttggaTGATATATCATCTATTCATAACTCTTTTGGCAATAAATTAGGCAGGTCACATTTTATCAACACTCATTCTAAGTAACAGTCAGTCTCATCACTTAGTGATAGTAAGCTGGGGCAGCGTAGCTGGCATAGGCTGGCTGCGAAACGATGGTCTTGGTGGCCAAAGGAGCGGCATAGCTGGCATAAGCTGGCTGCGAGACGATGGTCTTGGTCACAGCTGGAGCGGCGTAGGAGATAGTCTTGGCAACTGGAGCAGCATACGAGATGGTCTTGGCAACTGGGGCAGCATAAGCGGCATAGGCAGGCTGGGCAACAATGGTCTTGGCAGCAACGACTGGGGCAATGGTCTTGACGGCCAAAGGTTCGCGACGGACAGCAGCGTTGAATCCGTGGATCGGATCAGCAGTGTAGTCGACGGTGCGCTTGTAACCATCAGCATCAACCAGCGAGTAAGATCCCTGGACAACATCTCCGCTGCGGGATTCCTGCTGGGACTTCTGGTCACCGGTCAGGGCATCGGAGATTCCGTACGAGTAGGAGTATTCTGGATGTGGGTCGTACTCATCAGCGACAACGGTCTTGGTGAGTGGGGCAGCAATGAGGGTCTTGGTGGCCAAAGGAGCGGCATACGACACAGTCTTGGCAATTGGTGCAGAGTACGCCAGAGGAGCTGGGGCAGCGTATGCCAAAGCTGGAGCAGCGGCGTAAGATAGAGCTGGTCCTGAGATGACTCCGGCACGGGCAACGGCCACCAGGGCGAGGAAGGTCACGAACTGAAAAAAAGTCACATTTCGTAAGATGCATGCGATCCCGTATGACATTTGCAAATCAACTTACCTTGAATGCCATTTTGCTAAAATTATCTGGTTTGGTGTTGTCAAAGCAATAGAACCAATCGAACTGTGCCTTATCCAGAACAGTTCACCTGTTTTATACTGAACGAATTTGTCCTAACAAATTGCTCTTCATAGCCGGCGACGACTCCGTCCAAATCTCACCACAACGGATCCCCTCCCTCACAAACTGGATTCTTTCGCTTTCCGCCTTGATCCTTTTCTGCGCAGAAATCACGTGCGGAAATTGGTTGGCGCAAAAACGACACGCTTGGTTTAAAAATACCTACACCCGACCGAACCGTCAAGCGCAagaaatcaagtggcgttggcTGGCGGTCactgaccaacattgactctgCCGCAGATGTAATGATGTAACATTTAAAATCAGGTTTGAATATGTACAATGAAAATGAAAGTCAAGATCAAGCTAATAAAATTATTTCGATCGGACAATGGCTACTCTTTCTCAGCATGTTGCACCTCTGGACCAGCTACCACATGTCAGATAAGCTAATCAAACTATTTTACTGCTGATTATTATCCTTGTTTATCTCATTAACGACGTTTCTAATGAGCCATAAACTCAGGAGCAAAGGAAACAAGAACGTTAAGAATGTATATTACTGATTTACATCTACCGAAAATACGCTTCCAAAAGCTTTTGAACCCTACCCAGTGGGGGACCTCCTCAGGTGAGATGTTCGTAATGAAGCTGCTGTTCCGGGCCCGTAGAAGTATAATTGAGTTATTACTAGGTATTGGTTTGGTGCGTGAACTTGTTTTGAATGGGCTTAGCGAATTGTCCAGCAGCTTGATCGTTGGCTGCCAGGTGCTGATGTCGTTGACTTCGCCTTTGGATGAATGACTGACTGAAGCAAATGGGAAATATGCTGAAGGTCATCATAGTAACCGAACCAGGGGGCTCATGTGATGTGCCACATGGGGTATGCTGTAGCATAGCGGTTCTGGTTTGTAGGAGGGAACCCATTCAAGCAGAAATATACTCGATACGATTGTTTTCTGTTGGATATTTTGTGCCCAATTCGTGGATTGCTGTCACTCAATGCGACAGCATTTGTGTGGAAATAAAATCTCAACATACATTTGATGTTGATATCGAAACAACCTCACAATCTAATCTTATTTAATTAGAGATTGTATGAAATGTGAAAAAATCGATCAAGAAAGCCACAAAAAATCGTGTATGAACATTGTCAAGATCCGctaattgactgtttaacgataaacttgcgacgatcgatgcgccaccatatttcatacaaCGGAggctattagaactaacttgtaggttatttggcaagttggaggttgaaatcacctccaaacactagcgattttgcggtgggatgttgacgtttgatcacgaaatGCTTCTACAAATAAAGTAGAAGCTCGTTATTACGACAAATTTTATATCGACATAACCtttctatagcgacattttccGGTCCCTTGAAAATGATGTTGATGTTATATCCATTCTCTATAACTAGTTTgctctattacgacggtcccttgcgatgtcgttataacaagcttcgactgtaaatCGAAAAGGATCTTCACCAGTATTTTTTCAGCGAATTGCCAGAGGGTTCACAAGAATTCAACTAGATGTTGATGTCAAtctccgaatgtcgtttccccgaacgacATTTAGCAAATAACATCCGTAGCCTGCGCGATTCTGCCTCTGTCGATGCTTTTCACTTCACGCCAAAgtgaataaattttcatattcaCGCCGATAAATGATTTAGCTAATGAATCtttgataatatttttcaaaaacatgttaTCCTTTCTGATGGGTTATACTTcattgaggccttaagtgtccataatatgaatcaaaacggtactttaacTTCAGCTTtttatatttcttcaaaatacttCTACCATGTCTTGCGGCTTGAACCATGCGTCTGAGGTTATTCTCCAGTATTGTAATTGGCAGATCCTCGTAACTAAAACTGTATGTTCTTCAACAGTCGTCTTAAAAATACTTTACAAATCACTTACACTTCTAGTTTCGTTCAGACGTCAACAAAGTACGGATACTAAACAATGAtcaaaaacaacaacattcaTTCGACGTTTCGTCGTAGCATACACGGAGGAAccagactacccaaaaaataagttctttttactcaaatttgggtaagctgcatttgatttttacccacggttgggttgttttgcctctcgcaacagcaatgttgtcagagcgagacgcaccgacccattgtcgaagttcaatggaataagccaaattttgg is a genomic window containing:
- the LOC5572417 gene encoding cuticle protein isoform X2 encodes the protein MAFKFVTFLALVAVARAGILAPVAYSAPLAYATPVTKTLVAAPLTKTIVADEYDPNPQYSYSYGISDALTGDQKSQQESRSGDVVQGSYSLIDADGYKRTVDYTADPIHGFNAAVRREPLAIKTVAPVVAAKTIVAQPAYAAYAAPVAKTISYAAPVAKTISYAAPAVTKTIVSQPAYASYAAPAYYH
- the LOC5572417 gene encoding cuticle protein isoform X1, with product MAFKFVTFLALVAVARAGILAPVAYSAPLAYATPVTKTLVAAPLTKTIVADEYDPNPQYSYSYGISDALTGDQKSQQESRSGDVVQGSYSLIDADGYKRTVDYTADPIHGFNAAVRREPLAIKTVAPVVAAKTIVAQPAYAAYAAPVAKTISYAAPVAKTISYAAPAVTKTIVSQPAYASYAAPAYYH
- the LOC5572417 gene encoding cuticle protein isoform X4, with product MAFKFVTFLALVAVARAGILAPVAYSAPLAYATPVTKTLVAAPLTKTIVADEYDPNPQYSYSYGISDALTGDQKSQQESRSGDVVQGSYSLIDADGYKRTVDYTADPIHGFNAAVRREPLAIKTVAPVVAAKTIVAQPAYAAYAAPVAKTISYAAPVAKTISYAAPAVTKTIVSQPAYASYAAPAYYH
- the LOC110674133 gene encoding cuticle protein-like isoform X1, whose translation is MAFKFVTFLALVAVARAGVISGPALSYAAAPALAYAAPAPLAYSAPIAKTVSYAAPLATKTLIAAPLTKTVVADEYDPHPEYSYSYGISDALTGDQKSQQESRSGDVVQGSYSLVDADGYKRTVDYTADPIHGFNAAVRREPLAVKTIAPVVAAKTIVAQPAYAAYAAPVAKTISYAAPVAKTISYAAPAVTKTIVSQPAYASYAAPLATKTIVSQPAYASYAAPAYYH
- the LOC110674133 gene encoding cuticle protein-like isoform X2 — protein: MAFKFVTFLALVAVARAGVISGPALSYAAAPALAYAAPAPLAYSAPIAKTVSYAAPLATKTLIAAPLTKTVVADEYDPHPEYSYSYGISDALTGDQKSQQESRSGDVVQGSYSLVDADGYKRTVDYTADPIHGFNAAVRREPLAVKTIAPVVAAKTIVAQPAYAAYAAPVAKTISYAAPVAKTISYAAPAVTKTIVSQPAYASYAAPLATKTIVSQPAYASYAAPAYYH